In Nocardioides sp. InS609-2, a single genomic region encodes these proteins:
- a CDS encoding energy-coupling factor transporter transmembrane component T, whose product MSSRIARDLHPMAWWLWAIGLAAAASFTTNPLILLLLVAVAALVVALRRGDHPWSRSFRLYLWLGVAIVVIRVLFRIVFGGVEGGHVLLDLPAVPLPGWVTGVRLLGPLTSEGLLAGLYDGLRLAAIVVCVGAANALANPKRLLKSVPPALYEIGTSLVVAVTIFPQLADSARRVRAAQALRGGSTGRVGRLRRFLVPVLEDALERSLTLAAGMDLRGYGRAPGLSRRQRWTTGTLLLVGLCGICVGVYAVLDRTAPRALAVPMLVGGAVAAVAGLESAGRRVERTRYRPDAWLWPDILVAVTGFLTGYVGWSLGQQQPLVAHPGVVDWPVVSVLALVGILVGALAGVLAPPPRVVG is encoded by the coding sequence ATGAGCTCGCGGATCGCCCGTGATCTCCACCCGATGGCGTGGTGGCTGTGGGCGATCGGGCTGGCCGCTGCTGCGTCATTCACCACCAACCCGCTGATCCTGCTCCTGCTCGTGGCCGTCGCCGCGCTGGTCGTGGCCCTGCGTCGCGGTGACCACCCGTGGTCGCGGTCGTTCCGGCTGTACCTGTGGCTCGGCGTCGCGATCGTGGTGATCCGGGTGCTGTTCCGCATTGTCTTCGGGGGCGTCGAGGGCGGTCATGTGCTGCTCGACCTGCCCGCTGTCCCGCTGCCCGGCTGGGTGACCGGCGTGCGGCTGCTCGGACCACTGACCAGCGAGGGGCTGCTCGCCGGCCTGTACGACGGGCTGCGACTGGCGGCGATCGTGGTGTGTGTCGGCGCGGCCAACGCGCTGGCCAACCCCAAGCGGCTACTGAAGTCGGTGCCGCCCGCTCTCTACGAGATCGGTACGTCGCTGGTCGTCGCGGTGACGATCTTCCCGCAGCTGGCCGACAGTGCCCGGCGGGTGCGTGCGGCGCAGGCCCTGCGTGGCGGCAGCACGGGCCGAGTCGGACGTTTGCGCCGCTTCCTGGTGCCGGTGCTCGAGGACGCGCTCGAGCGCTCGCTGACACTGGCTGCCGGCATGGACCTGCGCGGCTACGGCCGTGCTCCCGGGCTCTCCCGTCGCCAGCGCTGGACCACCGGCACCCTCCTACTCGTGGGGCTGTGCGGCATCTGCGTCGGTGTCTACGCCGTCCTCGACCGCACCGCCCCGCGGGCGCTGGCCGTGCCGATGCTGGTCGGGGGAGCCGTCGCCGCCGTCGCCGGTCTGGAGTCGGCGGGCCGCCGCGTCGAGCGCACCCGCTACCGGCCGGACGCGTGGCTGTGGCCCGACATCCTCGTCGCCGTCACCGGCTTCCTCACCGGGTACGTCGGGTGGTCCCTTGGCCAGCAGCAGCCGCTGGTCGCCCATCCCGGCGTCGTCGACTGGCCCGTCGTCAGCGTGCTCGCCCTGGTCGGCATCCTCGTGGGTGCCCTGGCGGGCGTGCTCGCGCCACCGCCGCGGGTGGTCGGATGA